One region of Nitrospirota bacterium genomic DNA includes:
- the tatA gene encoding twin-arginine translocase TatA/TatE family subunit, giving the protein MFGLGVPELIVIFIVALLVFGPKKLPELGRSLGRALGEFRRTTDGIKESIEAEIKDIPESTDDLWKTPSESVSTGEKQGELTENTEKGHLKATTEKEKEITAEEETKGHGKEKEEVIKTHVG; this is encoded by the coding sequence ATGTTTGGTCTTGGGGTGCCAGAGCTTATTGTTATATTTATTGTTGCTCTTCTTGTATTTGGTCCCAAGAAACTTCCTGAACTTGGAAGATCCTTAGGAAGGGCACTTGGAGAATTCAGGAGAACAACTGACGGGATAAAAGAATCTATCGAAGCAGAAATCAAAGATATCCCTGAAAGCACAGATGATCTTTGGAAGACACCATCAGAATCTGTTAGCACAGGAGAAAAGCAAGGAGAACTTACAGAGAATACAGAGAAAGGGCATCTGAAGGCTACCACGGAGAAAGAAAAGGAGATAACAGCAGAGGAAGAAACTAAAGGGCATGGAAAAGAAAAGGAGGAGGTAATAAAGACACATGTCGGATGA
- a CDS encoding CopD family protein, whose product MSKWLLKIYFFIFALTLPSSISYATVEYARQTGLECKQCHVEAIGGSPLTKRGEKFLEDMKVKGLYRPLTKTQRVVRFFIGYLHLLTAIAWFGTILYVHIILKPVYAVRGLPKAELFLGWISIIILLITGILLSIARIPSWKTLYMTKFGILLSIKTFLFLIMLSTALVVTFFIGPKLRKQRGIAKKKESQDLTLDELSQFDGKEGKPAYIVYKGAIYDVTKSKFWEGGSHAKKHLSGQDLTDAINTAPHGEEIVLSMPCVGRLVSTMEKPSKPFHERLFYFFAYMNLVIVFLIVFVIALWRWG is encoded by the coding sequence ATGTCCAAATGGCTCCTTAAAATCTATTTTTTTATCTTTGCATTGACTCTTCCTTCATCAATATCTTATGCAACAGTAGAATATGCTCGACAGACAGGGCTTGAATGCAAGCAATGCCATGTTGAGGCTATTGGAGGTAGTCCACTTACCAAGAGAGGAGAAAAATTTCTCGAGGACATGAAGGTCAAAGGTCTTTATAGACCCTTGACAAAGACACAGAGAGTTGTGCGTTTCTTTATAGGCTACCTTCATCTATTGACAGCAATAGCGTGGTTTGGGACAATCCTTTATGTCCATATCATCTTGAAACCTGTCTATGCTGTAAGAGGACTACCAAAGGCTGAATTATTTCTCGGTTGGATTTCTATAATCATACTGCTTATAACAGGTATCCTCCTTTCTATCGCCAGAATACCATCATGGAAGACACTCTATATGACAAAATTTGGCATACTTTTAAGTATAAAAACATTCCTTTTCCTGATCATGCTCTCAACCGCATTAGTTGTTACATTTTTTATAGGCCCAAAATTAAGAAAGCAGAGAGGTATCGCTAAGAAAAAAGAGTCACAGGATCTTACACTGGATGAGCTATCTCAGTTTGATGGTAAAGAGGGGAAACCTGCATATATAGTCTATAAAGGAGCGATTTATGATGTTACAAAAAGCAAGTTCTGGGAGGGGGGCTCACATGCAAAGAAACATCTATCAGGTCAAGACCTTACCGACGCTATAAATACTGCCCCTCATGGAGAAGAAATTGTTTTATCAATGCCATGTGTTGGAAGGCTGGTGTCGACAATGGAAAAACCATCTAAACCCTTTCATGAAAGGTTGTTTTACTTCTTTGCATACATGAATCTTGTCATTGTATTCCTCATCGTTTTTGTAATCGCTCTGTGGAGATGGGGATAG
- the tatC gene encoding twin-arginine translocase subunit TatC — MSDERMPLTEHLSELRKRIITSIIAIGVGFLISFNYSEVILGWLKTPLTTKYLISTTYPYIFYTNDPNPVELIFLAPTEAFWMHLKISLIAGLFLALPVVFYQLWKFISPGLLSKEKHYALPFVIIGTTFFVIGALFCFFVVLPFAMKFLLTYKTEHLKPMLSVGKYVDFCLKFILAFGLVFELPLVITFLSKLGLVTPQFLAKHRKYAVLASFIVAALLTPTPDVFNQTLMAVPLIILYEVGIIAARLFGPRHEKD, encoded by the coding sequence ATGTCGGATGAGAGGATGCCTCTTACCGAGCATCTCTCGGAATTAAGAAAGCGGATTATAACCTCCATTATTGCAATCGGTGTTGGTTTTCTGATTTCATTTAATTACTCTGAGGTCATTCTCGGATGGCTTAAAACACCCCTTACAACAAAATATCTGATCAGCACTACCTATCCATATATCTTTTATACAAATGACCCTAATCCTGTAGAACTTATCTTTCTTGCACCTACAGAGGCATTCTGGATGCATCTTAAGATATCCCTGATTGCAGGATTATTCCTTGCACTTCCTGTTGTCTTCTATCAACTCTGGAAATTTATCTCTCCAGGGTTACTTTCAAAAGAGAAGCACTATGCACTACCCTTTGTAATCATAGGCACAACATTCTTTGTAATTGGTGCCTTATTCTGCTTTTTTGTAGTGCTCCCATTTGCGATGAAGTTTCTTTTAACTTACAAAACCGAACACCTGAAACCTATGTTATCTGTGGGAAAGTATGTTGACTTCTGTCTTAAGTTCATCCTTGCCTTCGGGCTTGTATTTGAACTGCCACTTGTTATAACCTTTCTTTCGAAACTCGGACTTGTTACACCCCAGTTTCTTGCAAAACATAGGAAATACGCCGTATTAGCCTCATTCATTGTTGCAGCACTGCTCACGCCTACCCCTGATGTCTTCAATCAGACACTCATGGCTGTGCCACTGATAATACTCTACGAAGTAGGTATAATCGCTGCGAGGTTGTTTGGACCAAGACATGAAAAAGATTAG
- a CDS encoding cupin domain-containing protein: MEVLDLKKLIKFHPDRISREMLSDKPEMRIALMCLNEGQKLEPHKAPLRLLMYCVQGKGTFVVGEERIEADEKTCILCDPMVSHGFEADRGEKLVVMAVVTPVE; this comes from the coding sequence ATGGAAGTACTTGATCTCAAGAAACTAATAAAGTTTCATCCCGACAGGATTTCGAGGGAGATGCTTTCTGACAAGCCCGAGATGCGTATTGCTCTGATGTGTCTCAATGAAGGGCAAAAACTTGAACCTCATAAGGCACCACTGAGGTTACTTATGTATTGCGTTCAGGGGAAAGGGACATTTGTCGTAGGGGAAGAACGCATAGAGGCAGATGAAAAGACTTGCATCCTTTGTGATCCAATGGTCTCTCACGGTTTTGAGGCTGACAGGGGTGAAAAGCTTGTAGTAATGGCAGTTGTAACACCTGTGGAATGA